The Paenibacillus sp. RUD330 genome has a segment encoding these proteins:
- a CDS encoding potassium channel family protein → MLSFILTSKRLLSAFFHAFKDKEFQALFFITAITLVSGTMFYRSAEGWSTVDALYFCVTTLTTVGSSLEPQSDYGKIFTMIYVFVGIGIIFGFIRTLASHIRIGRR, encoded by the coding sequence ATGCTTTCCTTCATCCTGACCAGCAAGCGGCTGCTTTCCGCCTTCTTCCACGCCTTCAAGGACAAGGAGTTCCAGGCGCTCTTCTTCATTACCGCCATCACCTTGGTCTCCGGGACGATGTTCTACCGCTCCGCCGAGGGCTGGAGCACCGTCGACGCCCTGTATTTCTGCGTCACGACGCTGACGACCGTGGGCAGCAGCCTGGAGCCGCAGAGCGACTACGGCAAAATCTTCACCATGATTTATGTGTTCGTCGGCATCGGCATCATCTTCGGCTTCATCCGCACGCTCGCCTCCCATATCCGCATCGGCAGGCGCTGA
- a CDS encoding FAD:protein FMN transferase gives MPAESRITLRAMNTDITAILRWPDDRTPDTPAYHSLVSRWFRDVEARFSRFLPGSELCALNRTAGSWQFVSPMMEEVLSLALECSRQTGGAFHPGLLRQLQREGYRRSFEHAYTFRPAEASGQAGIKPDMGSHAAAVAQAVPFELDGRMGAVRLAPSSELDLGGIVKGWAADRLAGWLRRRHGFPSGIVNAGGDLSVWQEDKDAPSSTIAIEDPWDTVRDAARLSLKHGAAATSSTLKRRWGEDGSGLHHLIDPLTGRSAASGVVQATVAGAEAAECEAWSKTFCICGLEEGASRMKLGAPGCEAAVITDKRRLILIPSRNPGRFVWEPGTLTIQEATI, from the coding sequence ATGCCGGCCGAATCCCGAATCACGTTGAGGGCGATGAATACGGACATAACGGCCATTCTCCGCTGGCCTGACGATCGGACTCCCGATACGCCGGCTTATCATTCGCTGGTCAGCCGCTGGTTCCGCGATGTCGAGGCGAGGTTCAGCCGTTTTTTGCCCGGCAGCGAGCTCTGCGCCCTCAACCGGACGGCCGGCTCCTGGCAGTTCGTATCGCCGATGATGGAGGAGGTGCTGTCGCTGGCGCTGGAATGCAGCCGGCAGACGGGCGGCGCCTTCCACCCCGGCCTGCTCCGCCAGCTGCAGCGGGAGGGCTATCGCCGCTCCTTCGAGCATGCGTACACCTTCCGGCCTGCCGAAGCCTCCGGGCAAGCGGGAATCAAACCGGATATGGGAAGTCACGCCGCAGCTGTTGCCCAAGCCGTGCCGTTCGAGCTTGACGGACGCATGGGCGCGGTTCGGCTCGCTCCCAGCAGCGAGCTCGATCTCGGCGGCATCGTCAAGGGCTGGGCCGCCGACCGGCTCGCCGGCTGGCTGCGCCGGCGGCACGGCTTTCCCTCCGGCATCGTCAACGCCGGAGGAGACCTCAGCGTATGGCAGGAAGACAAGGACGCCCCTTCTTCCACGATTGCCATCGAGGATCCCTGGGACACCGTCAGGGATGCGGCGCGCCTGTCGCTGAAGCACGGAGCCGCAGCAACCTCCTCCACCTTGAAGCGGCGCTGGGGAGAGGACGGATCCGGCCTTCATCATCTCATCGACCCCCTTACCGGGCGCAGCGCGGCCAGCGGCGTCGTTCAGGCGACTGTCGCCGGAGCGGAGGCTGCCGAATGCGAGGCCTGGTCCAAAACCTTCTGCATCTGCGGGCTGGAGGAGGGCGCGTCCCGAATGAAGCTCGGCGCTCCCGGCTGCGAGGCCGCCGTCATCACGGACAAGCGCCGGCTGATCCTGATTCCTTCACGGAATCCCGGACGCTTCGTCTGGGAGCCCGGCACGCTGACAATCCAGGAGGCGACGATATGA